In the genome of Shewanella denitrificans OS217, the window AGCCTTGCCTGGAACTGCCAGTAATTTCCCAGCATGGATCACCTGTGTTTGAGCCACCTGTGTTTGAGCTAAAACACCCTGTGTTTTCGCAAAAAGTGCAGGGCTTAGCAACACTGATAACGCTAATGCGATTAGGCTCGGCATAGTGAATAATATGAGTTTAGGCTGCGGGCGCTGTTGCATCACAGAGACTGACGTCATGTTAGATTTCAAGGAAGTGAGTAAAGTTATCATCTAGGGCTCTTATTAGTTATGTTGCACTATTGAATAAAGCTAATGAACAATCAAAATCTTATCCAGACTAAAGCGCATTTTTTTTCAGTCAAGCAGCTATGCTTATTTTATTGGCTAATGTTAAGACGGAAAACACACTATGATCCCACCGAAAATCCCCGCGAACGAAGCTGAGAGACTGCATGCATTAAGGACATTACAAATCCTCGATACCTCAGATGAAGAAAGGTTTGATAGGGTCACCCGCATGGCAAAACGCATGTTTGGGGTGCAGATTTCATTGGTAAGCTTGGTTGATGAAAATCGCCAATGGTTTAAATCCAAACAAGGACTCGATGCCGAAGAAACCTCAAGAGAAATCTCCTTTTGTGGCCATGCCATTAATCAAGATGGCTTGTTTATCATTCCCGATACCAATGAGGATGCGCGCTTCGCCGATAATCCTTTGGTGACAGATGCACCCAATATTCGTTTCTATGCGGGATACCCCCTTAAACTACGTCACGGGATTAATCTAGGCACTTTGTGCCTCATCGATTCTAAACCCAAGATATTAGATAGCGAAGATCGGCAGTTATTAAACGATCTGGGGGCTATGATAGAGCAAGAAATTAAGTCCGTTCAATTAGCCACCTTAGATGAACTGACCATGATCTCCAATAGACGTGGTTTTTTATCCCTTGCAGATTACAGCCTTAAAGTTTGTCGCCGCAAACAGATGTCAGTGTCATTAATCTTGTTTGATCTGAATAAATTTAAGCTTATTAATGATGAACATGGTCACCATGAAGGTGATTTCGCTTTAACGACCTTTGCCCAGGCTTTGCAAGAGTGTTTTCGAGAGTGCGATGTGATTGGCAGGCTCGGGGGGGATGAGTTTGTTGTCATGCTTACCGATACCAGCAAAGACAAGATAGATGATATTCTGATCCGATTTAGCGAGATATTAGACAGGACAAATATTGAAATTAACAAACCCTATAAGATTGAATTCAGCGCAGGAGTAGCAAGCTTCCCCCATGATACAGATAAGTCATTAGAACAAATGATTGAGCAAGCCGATGCGGCCATGTATAAAGACAAAAATGGTGAAAATCGCTAAGTGAAGTGACTAATACCAATCTTGTTGGCTATGTGCACCTTAACTGTGTCTACATAGCCAACAGGATAAAAGCGCAATGCCAATTGAATACGCTTGTCATTATCTGAGTATTTTATTTTAGACAAAAGAAAACGGCTCGCATATTGCTATGCAAGCCGTTATTTTATTTGGCAGGGGTGGCAAGACTCGAACTCGCAACCATCGGTTTTGGAGACCGCTGTTCTACCAATTGGAACTACACCCCTGTTGATGTGGGGCATTATGCAAAAAGGGTTCTCAAAGGTAAAGTGTTTTTTATTAAAAGTGTTTTAACTGGAGTTTTTTCAAGCAAGACTGGACTCTTTATTGCTATTTTGAGTTATTTTTTGAGTGTTTAATCACACAGACTTATATTTTAGGTTAATTGCTGCAAATGGGCCTTCTCTGGTATCATTCAGCTTAATACCGTCCCTAAAAGTATTCATCCTCACAGGGATGACGTTTCGATAGCATTATCGCCTACAGGTAACCTTTATGATTAACCACTTCACTGTACTGGGCGTCAAAGCCAGTGCCAAAGAAGATGAAATAAAAAAAGCCTATAAACGCTTATCCAACAAGTATCACCCAGATAAACTACTCTTAGCCTCCGATGAGGAAAAACAGCAAGCCGAAATTCAGCTGCAAAGAGTGAAGCAAGCCTATGACGTGCTAAGCGATAAAAAGCTAAGAAACGCGTTCATTAAAGACTTTAATAATGTGATAGTGACAGATCCTACTACCGCCATGCGCGAGTTGTGGGACCAATTTTACCCTTGAGTACCCCATGGCCAAATCATTAAATATCGCTCGCATTCAAGAGCTTAAAAGCAATGCCTATGACAATATCGAGTCATACAATGATCCTGATACCCCAAAGGCGTTGGACAATTTTACCCGCCAGATAAAGCAAGTGTTACTGGCTGATATCAGCATGCTGTCTTCTGTGCCTGAATACTTGCCAGTGGCCCTATTTGGTCAAGTAAAATTCTCGGCTGAATCCATGATTAAGTGGTCCCACTGGCTCGATAACGCCATCCAACCTGAATGGGACGAGTTCAAGGTGAGTATCGCCTTTAATAATGCAGATATTCCCTTAGTGCAAGCGGTACGGGCCCACAGCGAATCTTTGCTGATTGAAAGCTGCGCGGTATTGTATTTGCTCAATCAAGAAGCCAGTGGCGTCAAGAAAAAGGCCAAGCCATCTGACAATGATGACGACAATGAAGAGTACGGCCAGTCAAATAGTGATTATGACGACGAAGACGATGAAGATAGCGAAGAAGAAGGCTATTACGATCAATACGATGATGAGGACAGATAATGACAACCAGTCTGATTGAAATTACCGCTCAAGAAATAAAACAACTTGCCGACGTCGAGCCTAAGCAGGCCAGCAAGCGGTTTGAGATCATAGCCAACACCATGACGGATGCCCAATTGGTGGAAGTGATTGAGCACATGGATATCGTCACCCTGACTCAAATTAATAGTCATCATGATATTTCTTGCCCGTCAATCATGTCGGAACTCATGAGCCCTGAGCAAATTCGCGACATCGTTTGCCAGCAGCCGCTGTACTGGGAAGAGCAAGTCAAAACTAACGCCGATGAGCTTATCGCTCACACCTTTGAATTTTTGACGTACCTTATTCGCATTCAAGAAAGTGAAGAAAAACAAGCCGCTATTTTAGAGTGTATTGCAGAAGATCCTGCCGGTCTGTTCTATTTGTCGATACCTTTTATCGAACTTATCTTAGCCCCAAGTGAATTTAACGAAGACGGCGGCCACGAATTACATGACGATGAAGATGATGGCACCACGGTAGGCTTCGACAGCTGGCACGCCAGTGAAGAGTCCCACAGCCTAGGCATTGATGACCCTCGCAGCCTAATGGCGCTAATTCAAGAACTGGCACCGGAAGTGGCGAAATCCATCAAGAACTTACTGCGCAATGAGAGCTCTGGCTGGGAGCAAATTATTTCCAAGTTCGTTAATGAGCTGGTACTGCAAGCGAAAGAGAAAAACCAAGTGGCGGACGAATACGCTGAAGTTGATGATATGTTTAGCTTTTTAGATTAAGGACCCAGATATGCAATTGGCATTACGGGACCTAAACCAAGGCCCATATTTAACTAAAGTGCTGGCCTATGGCCAGAGTGAAGAAAAACTTAGCCAAGAAGAGCTGTCGCAAATCAAGAGTAAGGCCGTTTTAATGAGCCTTAAACTTGCCGACAAGTTTTACAACAAGCATAAGATGCACTTGCTGGAACAAGCCGCTCACGACGTCATCGGGGTGGTAAGCCTTGGGCTTATTTCTCTCACAGGAGATGAGCCGGCCATTTCTTTACCCTTGTTGAAGGATCCTAACGGGGTGGTTAAATGTTTTCAAAAGGGCTGGAGCTTATTAACACAAGCCAGCAGCCTTAATACGGCTAAATCACTCTATGGTGATGTGAGCCAGAGCCTACTGGAGAAGGTTTCTAGCCCGCCAGATATGGATGAGTGGCAAGGCTGGCAGAGTTATCAAGATGCCTTAGATGAACACAAGCGTCAGCAGGCCATTAGCGCCTTACTGACCGAGTTTTATCTAAGCTCAGATCACGACCCACTCGACTGCCTCAATCTTGAAGCCGTATTGGCTGAAGCCGTATTGTACCGCACCTTATTTGCAGGCAGCGGCGTAAGACAAGATCTTAAGAAGCGTTTAGGTAAAATTGAGCTAGATGATGCTTGGTTCGATAGCGACTATTTAATGGTTCAAACCGACCAAGCACTGGCAAAGTTGCCGCAACACTTAGCCGACACTATACGCCAAGATCTGAGCAAGCATTACACCCAAGGCCTGCTGCGCACCCTGCACTTCGCCAAAGGTTACCGCGAGCTGCAGATGCAAGGCGCAAGCCCAGAAAAGCTCGAGCGTTTTGAGCACAAAGAAGGCCTTAGTGGTCTCCTCGGCTGGCCGCAGTACTTAGACTTCTAGATCGGTTTCAAGACCAACTTCTAGACTGATTTTTAGCTTAATGTGCAGATTAAATCTACATAGACTGAGCGAGAGACTGGTTCAATAATTACTCAATATTCAAGAGCAAAAATAGCGACCTTAGGTCGCTATTTTTTTGTTATATTACTCTATATTAACAATGGTTAAACTGAGTTTTACCCATAATACAGAGTCTTATACCACGACTATTTAATTAACCGCATAACTTGTAAATGATATTAATCCCAAGGACCGAATCGGGTCAGTGTTCTGCTCAAATTAACTTCCAGCTGCTGCGATAAGGCTTGTATCGCCGTTTTATTGTTTGCCGCCTCGAAGCGACCTAAGGTATTGGTGGCAAAAACCACCCAATTGCCGCCATTGGTTAAGCAGGCATATACCTCAGTAAACTGCGCTTTTAAATGCTCGAGTAATTGCCTGTCCCGGCTGTGCTCTTTCCAGCAATTGAGCACCAGCAAGCCATCGACTTTGAGTTGCTGCTGACAAGACGTAATAAAGCTTTGGGTTAGCTGATTTTTGTCCACTCCTTGCTCTATATACATATCGGCGTAGATAACATCGACTCGTTTATGCTGGCTCTCCTGTAAAAACACGCTAGCATCTTGATTGATAAGTTGTAATTTTTTGCCTATAGGCAGCTGAAAATAGCGTTTAGCTATCTCAATCACATCCGCTCTTAATTCAACGGCAGTAAGCTTAATGGCAGCATCACAATGACGCAGTGCATGCACTAGGGCGCCACCTCCTAGCCCTAAAATAATGGCACTCTTAGGTTTAATAAAGAGTAAGGACAACAGCATGGCTTGCACATAAGTGTGCTGGGGAATATA includes:
- a CDS encoding spermidine synthase, which translates into the protein MSDIKVLHQSNDQLGTISVIDDDHFRILSFGDNDEQSKMLRLAPYIPQHTYVQAMLLSLLFIKPKSAIILGLGGGALVHALRHCDAAIKLTAVELRADVIEIAKRYFQLPIGKKLQLINQDASVFLQESQHKRVDVIYADMYIEQGVDKNQLTQSFITSCQQQLKVDGLLVLNCWKEHSRDRQLLEHLKAQFTEVYACLTNGGNWVVFATNTLGRFEAANNKTAIQALSQQLEVNLSRTLTRFGPWD
- a CDS encoding cold adaptation protein AtcA; translated protein: MAKSLNIARIQELKSNAYDNIESYNDPDTPKALDNFTRQIKQVLLADISMLSSVPEYLPVALFGQVKFSAESMIKWSHWLDNAIQPEWDEFKVSIAFNNADIPLVQAVRAHSESLLIESCAVLYLLNQEASGVKKKAKPSDNDDDNEEYGQSNSDYDDEDDEDSEEEGYYDQYDDEDR
- a CDS encoding cold adaptation protein AtcC, which codes for MQLALRDLNQGPYLTKVLAYGQSEEKLSQEELSQIKSKAVLMSLKLADKFYNKHKMHLLEQAAHDVIGVVSLGLISLTGDEPAISLPLLKDPNGVVKCFQKGWSLLTQASSLNTAKSLYGDVSQSLLEKVSSPPDMDEWQGWQSYQDALDEHKRQQAISALLTEFYLSSDHDPLDCLNLEAVLAEAVLYRTLFAGSGVRQDLKKRLGKIELDDAWFDSDYLMVQTDQALAKLPQHLADTIRQDLSKHYTQGLLRTLHFAKGYRELQMQGASPEKLERFEHKEGLSGLLGWPQYLDF
- a CDS encoding sensor domain-containing diguanylate cyclase, which produces MIPPKIPANEAERLHALRTLQILDTSDEERFDRVTRMAKRMFGVQISLVSLVDENRQWFKSKQGLDAEETSREISFCGHAINQDGLFIIPDTNEDARFADNPLVTDAPNIRFYAGYPLKLRHGINLGTLCLIDSKPKILDSEDRQLLNDLGAMIEQEIKSVQLATLDELTMISNRRGFLSLADYSLKVCRRKQMSVSLILFDLNKFKLINDEHGHHEGDFALTTFAQALQECFRECDVIGRLGGDEFVVMLTDTSKDKIDDILIRFSEILDRTNIEINKPYKIEFSAGVASFPHDTDKSLEQMIEQADAAMYKDKNGENR
- a CDS encoding cold adaptation protein AtcB → MTTSLIEITAQEIKQLADVEPKQASKRFEIIANTMTDAQLVEVIEHMDIVTLTQINSHHDISCPSIMSELMSPEQIRDIVCQQPLYWEEQVKTNADELIAHTFEFLTYLIRIQESEEKQAAILECIAEDPAGLFYLSIPFIELILAPSEFNEDGGHELHDDEDDGTTVGFDSWHASEESHSLGIDDPRSLMALIQELAPEVAKSIKNLLRNESSGWEQIISKFVNELVLQAKEKNQVADEYAEVDDMFSFLD
- a CDS encoding cold adaptation protein ActJcold adaptation protein ActJ, with translation MINHFTVLGVKASAKEDEIKKAYKRLSNKYHPDKLLLASDEEKQQAEIQLQRVKQAYDVLSDKKLRNAFIKDFNNVIVTDPTTAMRELWDQFYP